TTCATTGCTACCTTCTGTAATTGTctcgatgtggtatccattattgcggatatccttgaaacttagtaagttccTTTTGGACTCTAGTGTTCATTTTGGACTTACTAGAGTAcagggcattttcaatatctaatttagtatcatttgacaaaatgatacaagctcttctggagccttcaatgatgtttgatgcacctgatattgtgttGACATTATCCTCGGCTAATGTCAACTtaaggaaatacttcttcttttgaaggATAGTGTGTGTGGTGGCACTATCGGTaagacaaatatcacaagatttcatttgattttctgagatatttttgataaaaaaaatcaattattattgAGTAAGCATTTCAAGATAAAGAAATAAGCAAATGttctaataaaaaagaaaaacaacatCTTGAAAGTAAATGGTATAAATAAGCAATGTCATCTTAACAACTAGAAATAAAAGATTGAAGACTAAATAGTGTCCATATTATTGTCTTCAAGCACACCACCACCAATCAACTGATCTATATTATCTCCTTTTGGGTCATCAAAGAAGTCGGAGACATCTAAATGAGTAGTATCAATTGGACCGTCAAAGTCAACATTATTGGACTCCTTCTTGCCTTTTCCCTTGATTGAATCTTGATATAGATCTGCAAGGTGTTTTGCTGTTCGGCAAGTACGTGCCCAATGTCCTGTCATACCACACCTTTGGCATTCACCTTCCTTTTTGTATGAATTGTGCTCGTTGGATGCTTTATGCTTTTTGTTGCTAGAGGTTGCATCATGTGGTTTACCACGTCCATGACCGCGACCATATCTATATCCACGTCCACGTCCACGCCCACGTCCACGTTGGTTCCCACGACCACGTCCATTATCATGGTTGAAAGTTGCATTGACTTCAGGCAATGCAGCGGAACCGGTTGGGCGAAGTTCGTGATTTTTTAAGAGCAATTCATTATTTTGCTCGGCAACCAACAAACAAGATATTAATTCTGAGTACTTTTTGAAACCACGCTCTCTATATTGTTGCTGTAACAGCACATTAGAAGCATGAAAAGTGGAGAATGTTTTCTCAAGCATATCAGCATCACTGATTTTCTCTCCACAAAGTTTCAATTTAGAAACAATTCTAAATAATTCAGAATTATAAGCACTCACAGACTTAAAGTCTTGCAGTCTTAGATGCATCCACTCGTAACGAGCTTTAGGAAGGACGACAGTCTTTTGATGATCAAACCTTTCTTTGAGGTTCGTACACAATTCTTGTGGATCTTTGACAGTCAGATACTCTGTCTTAAGGTCATCATGAAGGTGATGACGAAGGAATATTAGTGCCTTAGCGCAATCCTGGTCGGACGCTTTGTTTCCTTCTTTGATAGTTTCTCCTAGACCCCTTGAGATCAGGTGAATATCAGCATCAAGAGTCTATGACATGTAATTCTTGCCCGAGATGTCAAGGGCGATGAACTCAAGTTTGGCTATGTTTGCCATCCGTGCAATTTTGCACAAAATAATCAAGGATATGTTATCCAAAAGTTTAATTTACTTGCTCatagagcatgtaatattcttcaggaatattatctgtgctactttaatagcatcaatttaagatcttgaatgtgatattcttcaggaatattgtgctatttaaatagcatcAATTAATGTCAAGATTATTTCGAAAAACAAATAGATTGCATATACATAACATAATATAACATGTACAAACAGATTAAGATcttcataaatttaataatattcgATTCAATTGAttattaagtaaaaaaaaatcggttTAAAATGAACGTATTTTATGATTCATGCGTATTTATATGAATTGacataaaattaagaaaaagtaatataagaatatatttattGAAGCAATAGGCTATGGTACAAAGCAAATTGAAAAAGTTTTCGGCTATATCATTATTAgccctttatttttttttattttttttataagaacagtgaataattaatcatatataaAAACAATGAATAAATAACATAACTACAACAAAAGTCATCAAGTATCCATCCAATTTCATAAtagagggaaaaaaaaattaacataaactTTCGTCTGTTAATTGAAAGATCTCAACTAACCATTAGATAGCAAACTAGTGTCCAAGAATCCATCACTAAGAACTACGCAATAGATACTACGTAATTATCATGTCAAAACACATATAAATATGTTCAATTAGATTGCATTAACATacataattgaattcgtctcaGGCAATCCTAAAAATCATATATAATATGAGAATTTCGTGAAATCAAATAGAGATGGAGTTATTTAATTAACTACACTCTTATATGATTCACATAAAAACGAcacaaagattaaaataaaattaccttTTATGATCGAAGGGAGAGAATTAGAAactatcgtgctgataacgtgtaaTAAACTatagagaagcgagagaatagagaagagaatatgaatgaagtgtattcaatatgaaggctaaaggcctctatttatacaagtagccCAATACAATTGGACAACccttatttttgctattttaagaAAGGGGCCAATACAATTAGGACAGCCCAAAATGGCAAGGGGAccaatacaaatgggacggagggagtaggtgTTTTTTTTTCCTCCGCCCAGAACAATGCCATCTCATTGTTTCCTATTCGCTCTAAAGTTAAATAAATTCGAACGTCATCAAATGCAAAAGTTCAAATTCACCACTTTGTAAATTTGGATCTATTTATGCCAAAATAATGTTAAGAGTTAAATCTTAAAGTGGTTTTTAAACattcccaaaaataaaaaatggaaaaaggTGATAAGATGCACATAAGTAGGGCCATCGATCGATATGACATCAGTTATTCGTACCTAATTTTCAGTTTACcgattttaaaatttatctaaTTTTGGTAAtcttgtgaaaaaaaatcataaaaaaattggaagctggtgtatttttttttcaaattttaaatgtcatggaaaaaatcagaatttgttgaaagttaatatattttacaaaaaatatcccatcattaaattataaatcttgtaaaattaaatcctAACCAGCCAATAATTGAAGGGACAATTGCAAAAAGTTACTATTTACTAAGGATTTTATGTGAttggttttaaattttatactattaaatactaataaaagaagTTAACTTAAGATAGTAGATTGTGTGAAAGGTTTGGAGGATGGAGTTCGTTAAGATTACTAGGGGCGTTTTGTTGAGGTCGTGGTGTTGATTATCCTGATCTACCAATTAAAACGACCAGGCTTTTCAAATGTGAATGATTTTACCATAAACCATCGTACACATCCGTTGATCATGACTACAAATTTGCTTCTATTAACCAACACTGTCGATATGACAAATATGAATCATTTATCGTAGCAACTCAACCTACTCAAGTATTTTACTGCACATACGGGCATACCCAAGTAAAAATTAAAGTTGAAGATATTGGTTGGCTGCAGCAGTAAGGTGAAGGCAAGGCCACTTGTAGAAGTACCAAGTAATGAAAATACTCCAATGATTGGCGCATTTTTAAGAGGAACTTGTTAATAGAAACCCGTAGCCAATAATAGATGATGATCCAATATTAATTAGAAAGGATGCGACTCTAGTGGAGATACATCACATCTCTTTCGAGAGGTGGTGACAAGAGATTCGAAGAGGTGTGTGCTCTGGATGGGCATGATATCACATATGATGTCTAGTGAATCCAGTACTCAAGCCACCAGCACGTCCCAAACTCCTGACGAGGCTGTTGCGCTTAGAGTTGCATTGGATGCTCAAGTAAGCAGATGAGACAATCTCAAGGACCAATTGATGGAGCAAGTGGGCACCATCAATGACTTAAAGTGTTTGACGGTAGAATTGATGGCACAGAGAGGTCATAAAACTTTATTTGTGTTTACATTTGAATTGTGATTGGAGTTTGAATTTAGGCACTTATTGTAGTTTATATTagtattttgtttatttttttcactgttggatttgtatactgaaggCAAGAattttttatgcttgtatacaatgtttctcAAGTTCACTGTATTATTCCCTATCTAAATTGTTTAGGATTACACATGTATGTCCACCTATCTCAATATAAAAAGATtctatggtgtgttgtagatcatagAAGACAATATAATTAGAATAACCTTATGAGATAGAAAATTGATCACAACCGAGAAGACTCTAGAATGAGTTGTTGAATTAGGGTGCAATGTAGATGAAAATAGTTCGTCTTAGGTACTTGTCTATATTGATGTGTATaaatgtagtgacccgctctttttattttatttaattatggtatcgcgataattaatatcgcatctctcagtaaatgaaacccagttaccagttatatatgaatccagtttatgatcctgattttttttatcagagataGAGTATTATATTAGCCGTATGCTTTTGTATGCATGAGagaaacgcgacgaggattatcgAACTATTcagtaattattatttccaagttataactgacttagcgaagtcaagttatttattaatcgagaaacagaagcagttatattttattagtgccactagaagtcgaggaattattccgactgcaaagcagattaaatctacggatttaatttaagacATACTACAGTTTATCAAGTTGGCAAGCAAGGAAGCAGATATCAAAcagatacagaaatgcgatgattAGAATTCATAACTAGTATTTATTTACAACGCAGTACTCGATTACATTAATTTTTCCTGTTGAAGAGCTCGTTTGTGCCTCACGTAACAATCATGGGCTTTAATTTGCCCCATTTCCTATCTTCTAAGTGAGAACACCCAGAATTGCAAACAACAGGAGGAAGAAagtcaaagagagagaaagtaaaaAGAAAAGTATGTTGCAGAGTAACCGACCACCTCTGCACTCCCATCTCTTCAGCCGCCCTCCAATGGCTGCCATGTTCCCCCAAGTCTCAACCTCTAGCCACCCTATCTCTGCACACTTTGctagcatactcaagtatgcGATGCTCATCTTCCTATTAATGCCAAACACCCAACAATGCAATATTCACTCTCATCTCATTTTCATCCAAAAGTTCCGAGATCAGTTCCAGTTCGTTTCATCCGAAGCTCTCAAGGTAAGGCTTGGCTTCAATGCTTTCTTCTCCTTTGATTAAGTTCACCTGCAATAACAGAAGGAACAATGCTCATTTCAGTTATTTCCCCAGCTAAAAACAGTACAACAACTAAGCCAAGCAACTTCAAGTTATTGTACAAAACGTTCAACCTCCAACAGCAAGCAATCAGTCCAAACATTTGAGGTAAATCACAATCTCAAATATCCATCCCAGTACGCATTCATACCAAGCATGATCATGAGTAGTTTCACGAGCATAGACGAGGAATAAAcatcttgaacttagtaaaCACCCCAACTATGCGATCATGAACAAGTGACAGTTCAAGTATGAGTTTTAATCGAGCATATGAGTTTATGCAAAGCAAGAAGAGATACACCTTATCCTCGCCTAATTTACGCTAAGAACCAGTAGAAAAGGGGGCGAGATGTAACTTAGCTGTAGAAGGGAAGGGGCGACTGCCCTGCTCTGAATCAGAAGACGGCGTGACGACGGAGCTTCCGTTGGCGTCGGAACTAGGGCGCAATGGCAGCTGACGCCGATCAGACCTTGGCCGAGAGAAAAAACAGCCGGCGCTGACTGATTTCATGATTGAGACGAGGGGAGAGATGAGTGTGGCCAACGCCTACTGAATCGCCGGGTTCCAGACGAGGACGATCAGCTCCAAGGCCGGAGCAGCGCCGCTCCCAGACGACAGCAGCCCGTCGGATTTCGGACGAGGATGCGGCCGCAGCAGCGACCTGGTATTTAACGATTAGGGCTCTGCGATGAAGAGAAAAGGGCGACGCTGGGATAGATGCGTAGAAGGCTGACGCCGGTGACAGCAGACGACGGCTGGACGCCGAGGAAGAGGAAGCCGGCCGGATTTGAGAGGTGGCCGAGCGTAGACTTTGAAGAAGAAGGACGAGCGGCCCTTGAGTttaagattagagagagagaccaaaaacttgagaagagagagagagagaaaggagagacCGACAGTTTtgagaaagagaagagagtTGGGCTTGATTTATTTCAATTGTTGGGCCTATTTCCTTATGTTAATTGGGCCGATGCATTTTAAGTtgggcttgattttattttaattgcttgggctttcacatttaaattcgaactgggccagtcttttatttaattggcccttctaattatttctattgggcttgatttatttaaggagttgggctgatgcatattttatgatgggctattaatCTAATCCCATTTATAATTCATTGGGctagtttaattcatcatttgggccgattaaattgcctattggactaagatttattctttccagcCCACATTATTTATCAGTGGGTGGACCGATTCTTATTCAGTAAATGAACCGcccagttttattattattgattttgaATTTCAGACTTTAAAGCGAGCTATCAttgcttatttttttattaaagccactggtttatttaattaattggctactctcttttgagcctattaattatttgagattacattagtaattatgtttctatcgaaaagctcGATAATTTCTAcgaggtcacacctcgtttaaagccgagttagtccttttcCGAtcgagtacaaatgcgaggtttatttcacaactagaatattccgatgggaAAGGAAGgatcacagttttattcgaccgcgttagacgagaattagttaaatctattaacgaggattaatagtagaattcccgattatcgctcagaagattagtacatgcataccagattcatgcatagttacaattacgctttctcattaattgagaattttcctcgaggcaatgtcttattttatattctcgtgattaaggttaagcgcgagagtaagaactacacaaggagtcagagtaccttagcaaaactttgctatcaggtgggcaatttcttacgcgtataATAAAATGCTATCAGAGAACTatgcaagttttatgctttactTTGCCTAAGTGAGTTatgcaagttttatgctttattatgcctaaatgagttaagcttttattatgcttcacgatgagtgatttacgctatgctatttacgcCTTATAAGAGTTACGCTTGTTATGCTTGAATGCTTTATGCTAATAGGTTTATGCCTGTGagtgatgcttgcgtctgttgggggaggcctccctcaacagtacgatgccgtgtccattgaggagggccttcctcacggcgcgatgcccgtgtccgctgagagaggcctctctcgcagcgcgatgccagtatgccagtgttccAGCGTCCGTTGGGGGAAACCACCCTCGACGGTACGATActagcgtctattgggggaggcctccctcaatagtacgatgccgtgaccgctgagggaggcccctctcacggcgcgatgcccgtgttcgttggggaaggccttctccacgacacgatgcgtgtttatgattgttaatgatgaagaatgcgctcatgctatttatgattttggaaatgtttagtaagcaaaggatttgaaagaaacttatgcctcttatgcgaagttgtgttttgttgat
The genomic region above belongs to Salvia miltiorrhiza cultivar Shanhuang (shh) chromosome 5, IMPLAD_Smil_shh, whole genome shotgun sequence and contains:
- the LOC131025926 gene encoding uncharacterized protein LOC131025926, with translation MANIAKLEFIALDISGETIKEGNKASDQDCAKALIFLRHHLHDDLKTEYLTVKDPQELCTNLKERFDHQKTVVLPKARYEWMHLRLQDFKSVSAYNSELFRIVSKLKLCGEKISDADMLEKTFSTFHASNVLLQQQYRERGFKKYSELISCLLVAEQNNELLLKNHELRPTGSAALPEVNATFNHDNGRGRGNQRGRGRGRGRGYRYGRGHGRGKPHDATSSNKKHKASNEHNSYKKEGECQRCGMTGHWARTCRTAKHLADLYQDSIKGKGKKESNNVDFDGPIDTTHLDVSDFFDDPKGDNIDQLIGGGVLEDNNMDTI